One stretch of Methyloversatilis sp. RAC08 DNA includes these proteins:
- a CDS encoding YegP family protein gives MAKFQLKKAANGEFHFTLLGSDDQSLLQSEMYKTRASAENGIESVKKNAADDGRYDRKKATNGKDYYVLKAGNGQVIGQSKMFDNAGAMEAAIAAVKGGAAGATVDDQAG, from the coding sequence ATGGCGAAGTTTCAGTTGAAAAAGGCTGCAAACGGCGAATTCCACTTCACGCTGCTGGGCTCGGATGACCAGTCCCTGCTGCAGAGCGAAATGTACAAGACGCGCGCGTCCGCCGAGAACGGCATCGAATCGGTGAAGAAGAATGCGGCCGACGACGGCCGCTACGACCGCAAGAAGGCCACGAACGGCAAGGATTACTACGTGCTGAAGGCAGGCAACGGCCAGGTGATCGGCCAGAGCAAGATGTTCGACAACGCCGGCGCGATGGAAGCCGCAATCGCCGCAGTGAAGGGCGGCGCTGCCGGCGCCACCGTGGATGATCAGGCCGGATGA
- a CDS encoding MarR family winged helix-turn-helix transcriptional regulator — protein sequence MTRYQNLRLERQLCFALYAATHGITRSYRVRLKAVGLTYPQYLVMLALWEEDGRSVSQLAQRLHLDSAAITPLLKRLEVAGFLERQRSPTEERVVQSFLTPAGRELEHAVARIQGEVACQAGLPEEAFMALCSTLHELTQRMADDPKVKRVAA from the coding sequence ATGACCCGATACCAGAACCTCAGGCTCGAACGGCAGCTCTGTTTTGCGCTCTACGCCGCCACCCACGGCATCACCCGCTCGTACCGGGTGCGGCTGAAGGCAGTCGGACTGACCTACCCGCAATACCTGGTGATGCTCGCGCTGTGGGAAGAGGATGGCCGTTCGGTCAGTCAGCTGGCGCAGCGCCTGCACCTCGACTCGGCCGCCATCACGCCTTTGCTGAAGCGCCTTGAAGTCGCCGGCTTTCTCGAACGGCAGCGCTCGCCGACCGAAGAACGAGTGGTTCAGTCCTTCCTGACTCCGGCCGGACGCGAACTGGAACACGCGGTCGCACGCATCCAGGGCGAAGTCGCCTGTCAGGCCGGCCTGCCCGAAGAGGCGTTCATGGCGCTGTGTTCGACGCTGCACGAACTGACGCAGCGCATGGCTGACGATCCGAAGGTGAAGCGCGTCGCGGCCTGA
- a CDS encoding cysteine hydrolase family protein: MTAITTLRDLTGLGHAPGSLHHAALIMIDCQNTYREGVMQLAGVEAALVEARRALDLARALGRPVIHIRHDAGPGTPYDVSASIGQISDIVAPQAGELVITKNYPNSFVQTSLDEELKRLDIKQLVLAGFMTHMCINSTARGAFNLGYSPTVIASATATRDLPLAGGGEVSAAALQAASLAALGDLFAVVACRADDLAH, translated from the coding sequence ATGACCGCGATCACCACACTGCGTGACCTCACAGGACTTGGCCATGCACCGGGCTCGTTGCACCACGCCGCGCTGATCATGATCGATTGCCAGAACACCTATCGCGAGGGCGTCATGCAGCTCGCCGGCGTCGAGGCAGCGCTTGTCGAGGCGCGCCGTGCACTCGACCTGGCCCGCGCGCTCGGCCGCCCCGTCATCCATATCCGGCACGATGCCGGTCCCGGCACGCCCTACGATGTGAGCGCATCCATCGGCCAGATATCGGACATCGTTGCGCCACAGGCTGGCGAACTCGTCATCACCAAGAACTACCCGAACAGCTTTGTACAGACCTCGCTCGACGAAGAACTGAAGCGACTCGACATAAAGCAACTCGTGCTGGCGGGTTTCATGACGCACATGTGCATCAACTCGACCGCGCGCGGCGCGTTCAATCTCGGCTATTCGCCGACCGTGATTGCATCGGCCACCGCCACGCGCGATCTGCCGCTCGCAGGAGGCGGTGAGGTCAGCGCCGCGGCGCTGCAGGCCGCAAGCCTCGCGGCGCTGGGCGACCTGTTCGCGGTCGTGGCCTGCCGAGCGGACGATCTGGCGCACTGA
- a CDS encoding substrate-binding domain-containing protein → MPDMRIQIEPAWRFRNAEGREIDPLLFRVLAAVQRSGKLTEAARDVGFSYRHCWNLIRTWSAFFGTPLVELSQGKGAELTPLGEKLTWAAQRIQARLTPQLENLSVEIDREINAALMDTHPVLRLHASHGYAIALMPELIQRVAGVRLELQYLGSVDALASMSRGSCDLCGFHLPSGRVTPELAARLGRYLKPRVHRVIRLVTRTQGLFVAAGNPLNITSLKDLIRPDVRFINRQASAGTRLLFDLLLAEQSLDPDRISGYETVEFTHAAVAAHIASGMADTGFGVEAAATQFRLNFVPLAQEQYFLACRVETLELPSMQRMLDALRSPDFAAAVAGLPGYALNSPGDVMTVTEGLR, encoded by the coding sequence ATGCCTGACATGCGTATCCAGATCGAACCGGCGTGGCGCTTCCGCAATGCAGAAGGACGCGAGATCGATCCACTGCTGTTCCGCGTGCTGGCCGCCGTGCAGCGCAGCGGCAAGCTCACCGAGGCGGCGCGCGATGTCGGGTTTTCCTACCGTCACTGCTGGAACCTGATCCGGACCTGGTCGGCGTTTTTCGGCACGCCGCTGGTCGAACTGTCGCAAGGCAAGGGCGCTGAGCTGACGCCGCTGGGCGAAAAGCTCACCTGGGCGGCACAGCGCATCCAGGCGCGGCTGACGCCGCAGCTGGAAAACCTGTCGGTCGAGATCGACCGCGAAATCAACGCCGCACTGATGGACACGCACCCGGTGCTGCGCCTGCACGCAAGCCACGGCTATGCCATTGCGCTGATGCCCGAGCTGATACAGCGCGTCGCCGGCGTGCGGCTTGAGCTGCAGTACCTCGGGTCGGTCGACGCGCTTGCGTCAATGTCTCGCGGCAGCTGCGACCTGTGTGGCTTTCACCTGCCGAGCGGCCGGGTCACACCGGAACTCGCGGCACGACTCGGGCGATATCTGAAGCCGCGCGTGCATCGTGTGATCCGGCTGGTCACGCGCACGCAGGGGCTGTTCGTCGCTGCCGGCAACCCGCTGAACATCACTTCGCTGAAGGATCTGATCCGGCCTGACGTGCGCTTCATCAACCGCCAGGCGAGTGCCGGCACTCGCCTGCTGTTCGACCTGCTGCTGGCCGAGCAATCGCTGGATCCGGACCGGATCAGCGGTTACGAAACGGTGGAATTCACGCATGCCGCGGTGGCGGCCCACATCGCGAGCGGCATGGCGGATACGGGCTTCGGCGTCGAAGCGGCCGCCACACAGTTCAGGTTGAATTTTGTGCCGCTTGCGCAGGAGCAGTACTTCCTCGCCTGCCGCGTCGAAACGCTCGAGCTGCCGTCGATGCAGCGCATGCTCGACGCGCTGCGTTCGCCCGACTTCGCCGCAGCGGTCGCCGGTCTGCCCGGCTATGCCCTCAATTCGCCGGGCGACGTGATGACGGTAACCGAAGGATTGCGCTGA
- the rho gene encoding transcription termination factor Rho, which produces MHLSELKALHVSQLLEMAQSFEIEGANRLRKQELVFAILRNRAKKGESIFGDGALEVLPDGFGFLRSPEASYLAGTDDIYVSPSQIRRFNLHTGDTIEGEIRTPKDGERYFALVKVDRVNSEPPEATKHKILFENLTPLHPTETLVLERDMRGEENTTSRVIDMIAPIGKGQRGLLVAPPKTGKTVMMQHIAHAITANHPEAMLIVLLIDERPEEVTEMQRSVKGEVVASTFDEPATRHVQVAEMVIEKAKRLVEHKKDVIILLDSITRLARAYNTVQPASGKVLTGGVDANALQKPKRFFGAARNVEEGGSLTIIATALIETGSRMDDVIYEEFKGTGNMEIHLDRRMAEKRVYPAINVNRSGTRREELLLKPEILQKIWILRKLLYNMDDLEAIEFLLDKIKATKSNGEFFDAMRRG; this is translated from the coding sequence ATGCATCTTTCCGAACTGAAAGCACTTCACGTCAGCCAATTGCTCGAAATGGCCCAGTCCTTCGAGATCGAAGGCGCGAACCGGCTGCGAAAACAGGAACTGGTCTTCGCCATCCTGCGCAACCGCGCGAAAAAGGGCGAAAGCATTTTCGGTGACGGCGCGCTTGAAGTGCTGCCCGACGGTTTCGGCTTCCTGCGCTCGCCGGAAGCGAGCTACCTGGCCGGCACCGACGACATTTACGTTTCGCCCAGCCAGATCAGGCGCTTCAATCTGCATACCGGCGACACCATCGAAGGCGAAATCAGGACACCGAAGGACGGCGAACGCTACTTCGCGCTGGTCAAGGTCGATCGCGTCAACAGCGAACCGCCGGAAGCGACCAAGCACAAGATCCTGTTCGAGAACCTGACGCCGCTGCACCCGACCGAGACGCTGGTGCTCGAGCGCGACATGCGCGGCGAGGAAAACACGACCTCGCGCGTGATCGACATGATCGCGCCGATCGGCAAGGGCCAGCGCGGCCTGCTGGTCGCACCGCCGAAGACCGGCAAGACGGTGATGATGCAGCACATTGCGCACGCCATCACCGCCAACCACCCGGAAGCCATGCTCATCGTGCTGCTGATCGACGAGCGGCCGGAAGAAGTGACCGAAATGCAGCGTTCGGTGAAGGGCGAAGTGGTTGCCTCGACCTTCGACGAACCGGCCACCCGCCATGTGCAGGTCGCCGAAATGGTGATCGAGAAGGCGAAGCGCCTGGTCGAGCACAAGAAGGACGTGATCATCCTGCTCGACTCGATCACCCGTCTGGCGCGCGCCTACAACACCGTGCAACCGGCGTCCGGCAAGGTGCTCACCGGTGGTGTGGACGCCAATGCGCTGCAGAAGCCGAAGCGTTTCTTCGGCGCCGCGCGCAACGTCGAGGAAGGCGGCAGCCTGACCATCATCGCCACCGCGCTGATCGAAACCGGCAGCCGCATGGACGACGTGATCTACGAGGAATTCAAGGGCACCGGCAACATGGAAATCCATCTTGACCGGCGCATGGCGGAAAAGCGCGTCTATCCGGCGATCAACGTGAACCGCTCGGGCACGCGCCGCGAAGAACTGCTGCTGAAGCCGGAAATCCTGCAGAAGATCTGGATCCTGCGCAAACTGCTGTACAACATGGACGATCTGGAAGCGATCGAATTCCTGCTCGACAAGATCAAGGCGACGAAGAGCAACGGAGAGTTCTTCGACGCCATGCGTCGAGGCTGA
- the trxA gene encoding thioredoxin TrxA, with the protein MSEHIHHVTDASFEAEVVKADLPVLVDYWAEWCGPCKMIAPILDEVARDYAGKLRVAKVNIDENQDTPARFGIRGIPTLMLFKDGNVEATKVGALSKSQLTAFLDSHL; encoded by the coding sequence ATGAGCGAACACATCCACCACGTCACCGATGCCAGCTTCGAAGCCGAAGTGGTCAAAGCCGATCTGCCCGTGCTGGTCGACTACTGGGCCGAATGGTGCGGTCCGTGCAAGATGATTGCCCCCATCCTCGACGAGGTGGCGCGTGATTACGCCGGCAAGCTGCGCGTGGCCAAGGTGAATATCGACGAGAATCAGGACACCCCGGCACGCTTCGGCATCCGCGGCATTCCGACATTGATGCTGTTCAAGGACGGCAATGTCGAAGCAACTAAAGTAGGCGCCCTGTCGAAGTCGCAACTGACCGCATTCCTGGACAGCCACCTCTAA
- the fdxA gene encoding ferredoxin FdxA — MTYVVTESCIKCKYTDCVDVCPVDCFREGPNFLVIDPDECIDCTLCVAECPAEAIFAEDDVPSDQIHFIKLNAELSAEWPAIIERKEAPADADEWVKVKDKLGMLER; from the coding sequence ATGACTTACGTCGTCACCGAATCCTGTATCAAGTGCAAGTACACCGACTGCGTCGACGTGTGCCCGGTCGACTGCTTTCGCGAAGGCCCGAATTTCCTGGTGATCGACCCCGATGAGTGCATCGACTGCACGCTGTGCGTTGCCGAATGTCCGGCCGAAGCGATTTTCGCCGAAGACGACGTGCCGTCCGACCAGATCCATTTCATCAAGCTGAACGCCGAACTGTCCGCCGAATGGCCTGCCATCATCGAGCGCAAGGAAGCACCGGCCGATGCTGATGAATGGGTCAAGGTGAAGGACAAGCTCGGCATGCTGGAACGCTGA